From Vanessa tameamea isolate UH-Manoa-2023 chromosome 26, ilVanTame1 primary haplotype, whole genome shotgun sequence, one genomic window encodes:
- the LOC113393443 gene encoding DNA-directed RNA polymerases I, II, and III subunit RPABC5 codes for MIIPVRCFTCGKVIGNKWEAYLGLLQAEYTEGDALDALGLKRYCCRRMLLGHVDLIEKLLNYAPLEK; via the exons ATGATAATACCGGTGCGCTGTTTTACGTGCGGAAAAGTTATAGGCAACAAATGGGAGGCGTACCTTGGTCTCTTGCAAGCTGAATATACAGAGGG tgATGCGCTTGATGCTCTCGGCTTAAAGAGGTACTGCTGCCGTCGCATGCTACTCGGTCACGtagatttaattgaaaaactaCTCAATTATGCGCCattggaaaaataa